The Rubidibacter lacunae KORDI 51-2 DNA segment CTATCAAATGGGGCTCTACTGGGGGCCGTCGCAACTTTCTGCTTTGTTCGAATTCCTCTGGGCCATCCAATAGATGGCTCCGTCTGCTACACTGTCTCAAGCTGCTGAAGGTGACACAGTACGGTCACAACTATTCTCGGATGTTTGGCGTCAATTCAGACTGCACAGAACAGCCACATAACAATCAGTTGCACCGGAGTCGCGGGCCGCGCGGCTTTTGCATATGAACGTTGTTCGCCGAGACCCGGTGAACAGAGATGTTAGGCTTTCGCCTGTTCTCCTCAGTTTCAGTCTGAGTTGAAGAGTTATTTAAGGGGTTGGCTTTTTGGGAAGCGATCGGTTATTCTCCCAGCAAATGAGCCCCTGCTAACCCTAATTGGGCGGTGGAGCCGAGGGTCGAAACTCAATCATCTTGGTTTTCTGAAACTGCCGGGGCTCACCTCCAAAACGTTAGGTTGTGGCTTTGTGCTCAGGACACTTCACCGAATTGACGGAAAGTAATTGCTACTGCACGCAACTCTCCAACTTGTTCTTCCAGATTGTTAATTGCGTTTCTAAGCCTTTCCTTTTAACCCATCTGGCCAATAGACGCACTCCAGGAATATCAATCCCTTCTCCAAGTCCAAGAAGTAAATTCACGAGAGTTTGAAAAATAAGTTTGAGAGGTGTCCTGGAAGTTTATTTAGCAATTTCATATTCATCGAGGATGGCACCAATTTTGACCACAAATAGACCGAGCAGTCGCTGGCATTTTACAAACTCTGCCCCTGGAACAGGTATGCGGCTAAATCCTGGAATAGTCCTATCCTTCAGAGAAAGTCTTTCACACTGACTTTTGAATTCTCTCAATGCTCCACAATGTCCTCCAGTTGAAGCATTCTGAACAAGTCTGGCAGCTTCTTCTACGTCAGCATCTCCTCTTTCTGCTACTCTCAGGATGTTAGTGAGAGAAGCCGCCTCCTCAACTACTTTTTCGAGAAAATCAGCCTTTTCGGCTTTTGACTTTCTCATATAGCTCCACACATCAACAAGTGCAGATATAGCCTCTGTTAATATGCTCACAGTACTTGTTTCCTTTGATATCCAGGATTGGCCTTTCTTTCTCTCAAATATATTACCTTTCCTTAGCTCAGACAGTTTAAGGGCTTCAGGAGCTTTGGTGTCGGATCAGCACTGCCTAACCCTCAGCGCAGCGGATGTGATGGTTAATGCAGTGGATTTCTTCAAGTTCCCAGCAACGCCGCTGGCTTCAAAGACGTTAGGCTTTCGCTCGTTCTCCTCAGTTTCAGTCTCAGTTGAAGAGTTTTTTTAGGGGTTGGCTTGTTGGGAAGCGATCGGTTATGTTTCTGTTTGTGCACCAGTGTGTACCTAACTCAGCGCTGGAGGCGACAGTAGGAACTCATTTCCCTGGATCTAAAGCCCCTGCAGCAGCTCGGCTTCTGAACATTAGCTGTCTATTGCAGCATGCTGGGGTAACACACTAAAAACCTTATCGGACGAAGGTTTGTCACTTAGAGCTTTAATGGCTGCAATGCTCATCATGTCTTACTTTCAGCTGATTTTTTCCAAAGCATGTCAGGCAGACTTACCCTTTCGCGTCGGGAAGAGAGTTTTGAGAAATATGATGGCAGCTGTGTTCATGATAACCGACATCATTCTTTCATTGACTCCCAATTGTGACTGCTAGCAAAGCGGCAAAACTGTTCGATGAGATCTGAATTTTGGTGTTTGCGCCACTTAATTCCGATCGTCCGCTGAAAATCCAAATCTACAATGGGAAGATATGTAATCTCAGTGAGTCTGCGCCAATAGGGCATAATGCTGATGCCTAATCCCGCTCTCACCAAAGAGATAACCCATTCTTCATGACTAGCACGATAGACAACTTTAGGGTGGACATTTGCAGCACTCAAAATTTGGCATTCCTGCTGGAAAAATTCACAATTGACGCGATCGATAAAGGGCTGTCCATCTAGTTCAGCGAGCCGAATAGAAGCTCGTTGAGCAAAGGAATGGCTGGGTGGTACAGCTAACCATAAGGGCTGCCGGAACAGCGTTGTTGAGGTCTGGGACTCGTCCTGAACGGCTGAGTTGCTGCTGGGGCGAAGGCTTAAGACAGTGATTGCCACATCAATGTCTCCCTGCTCCAACCCTTCCCGCAGGGTATCCAAGGTGCCGTCGTGCAGTTCGATCGCCACATTCGGGTGGTAGTGCTGGAACCCGCAGACGAAATCGGCTAGATCGGCAACCCGCATCGTTCCCAGAACGCCCACTCGCAAGATTGGCTGGTTATGAAATCCCTTCATTTCATGCAAGGCCGCATGGTACTGCTCCACGATCGCCGTTGCCCTCTCTAGGAACGATCGCCCTGCGGCTGTTAAGACCGTGCGTCGCCCTCCTCGCTCAAAGAGCGTCACGCCTAATTCTTGCTCCAGCTTCTTAATGCCTGTTGATAAAGAAGGTTGAGAAAGGTAAAGCCGCTCGGCTGCGCGTGAAAAATTACCTGTTTCCGCAATCGTCAAAAAATAGCGCACTTGATAGAGATCCATAATATTGACGTTGCCTATAGCTTCTATTGTGATTATAGCCTTGCTCAATAGTTTAGCGTACAACATCATAAGTGACATGGAAGTCAGAGACGGGTTTAATCAATCCCTACTCTCGCTAATAACACGAAAGGTTTTAATCATTGGAGGCAGCACGCAATGACCGCTAAAGCTCACAAAAAAACCATAACCAGGCCGATCGTGGGCAAACCGTCTCCGCCGCTGGAGGTGAACGCATTGGGCGGAGGGGTTTGGAAATTAGGTGAGCAAAGGCCTGGACATTACACAATGGTTGTCTTCTATCGAGGTTCGCATTGTCCCATTTGCCAACAATACATTACCGACCTGGATCGAAAGCTAGATGTCTTTGTAAGGTTGGGCGTAAGCGCGATCGCCATCAGTGGTGATACGGAAGAAAGAGCCAAACACTTCCAAGAAAAAGGCCATCTTCAACAGGTCACGATCGGCTATGGCTTACCCCCTGAAGTAATGTGTCGTTGGGGACTCTATTTGAGCCGGAGACATTTTGAGGATGAACCGACATTGTTCTGTGAACCTGCTTTGTTTCTAGTCAAACCCGATACCTGCTTGTATTTCGCCAATATTGGCACACATCCCTTCTCACGAGTCAGTTTTGATTTCCTACAGCAAGGACTGGAGTACATCATTCCCCGCAACTATCCCTTTCGTGGCACCGAATGAGAATAAAAAATGGTTTCGCAACATCCTTAGATCGGTTAATCACTCATTGGAAGTCTATCATGAGCAACATCCGTTTTGTTACAGGTTTCACGCACGGATTCATTGACTACGCAGGTGCCTTTATCTTAGTCACAGTTCCTGTGATTGCCAATTTTCAAGCAACCTCACCGGTGGCATTTTGGCTGTCCATTGGAGCAGGTTTGGCGTTGTCAACTTACAGCCTTTTAACTGATTATGCCCTCAGTCTGAAGAAATTAATCCCACTGAAATTGCATCTTTTTTTAGACATGTTTGCCAGTGTAATGTTTTTGATTGTGCCGTTCTTATTCGGATTTGAAGGACTGGTGAAATGGTTTTTCCTAGCCAATGGCGTTTTAGTTTTAGTTGCGGTTATTTTGACAGATGACCGTCCTGTCAATCGTTCGGTCTCACTGAATTGAGATGAGGCGATCGCCAAAGATAGATCATGGCGATCGCCTGTAGAAAAGTCACCCTTTAAGTTGAACAAGGAGAAAATCGATGAATGGACCCCTATTTTACTTAGCTGCCAGTGGAATACTTTGCGTATTACTATGGACTCCCTATATCCTGAACCGAGTTTTTGTCTGGGGGATTCCAGCCTTTGCCAGTAACTATCCCAGCAAAAAATTTCCAGCTGAAGTACCCGCCATTCCGGTTTGGGCAGAGCGTGCTCGACGCGCCCATCTCAATATGGTAGAGACCCTGCCAGCCTTTGCGTCTGTGGTGCTAGCTGCATATCTGACTGATGCCAACAACAGTTCCGTTGCTAGTTGGGCGGCAGTCTTCTTCTGGGCACGGATATTCCATGCCAGTGTCTATATACTTGGTGTGCCTTACTTGCGGACACCAATCTATCTGATCTCTTGGGCGGCTGTGCTGATGATTGGTGCTACGGTTATTTTAAGGTAGTTGAACTAAATAGTTGAGATCGTCATGGATGCGATCGTCGAAGATGCCCCTTGGGCGATCGCACTAGGTTTTATAAACCTCCGTTTAAAAGGTTTGTCAGACAGTAATACATGAATCGTATTGAATACATAAAGCTTGATAAAATCAATCCCAAAGAGTTTGTAGAATTACTCAATAAGTAAAAGGTTAGAGAACATTTAATAGCTCATCAGTTGTTTGACATGGAGACAGTAAAAGCGTGGATAGAGACAAAAATTGAGGCCGATTCCTCTCCGGGGTGTAAAGTGCGGGCTGTTGTTGTAAATCAGCAACTTGCTGGTTGGTGTGGAATACAACTTGAAGGCGAAAAATATGAAATTGCAATTGTCATTGATAATAGCTATTGGGGTCTGGGACGAAAAATATTTCGTGAAATAATGGTCTGGGCAAAAGATTTTGGTCATACAACGGTTTTTATACACTTACTTTATTCACGACAAGAATATAAGTTTTTACGAAAAATCTCTAAAAATGTGTATGAAAGCAAGCTTTTTGGTAACAAATTCAGAACTTATGAGATATCAATATCATAGAATTGCTTGGTGAGAATAGACACTACGGATCAATACCTGCTGCTGAGCTCATCGCGATGTACATATAGAGGGAAAACGAAATATATGGAGTTTGTCATATCGGAGCCTTGACAATAGCTAGATAAAATAGTTGGTCTTTAGATGGTTGTGGTTAGAGGTTTCGGGACGGTGTTATTGGGATTTTTCGATTGCTAAGCTAATCGTTTCGAGCTTGGCGAGATCGCAGCCCATACAATCTTGGCAGGTTTCAAGAAAAATCGAAAAGCACCCCAAGGTTTTGCATTAGAGGCGAAACCTCTCTACCCAATTCACTGCAAGGGACATCCGACGATTTTGTAATTAAAGCTGGATTTGCGATCGGCACTGAGTTCTGACCCTTAAACTTTCGGCCGTTTTCCTCAGCTTTCGTCTCGACAAATTGTTTGTTTAAGAGTTGGCTTATTGGGAAGCGATCGGTTATCCTTGCGATACGCGAACCACTGCGAACCTATCTGGGAACTGGAGCCAAAAGTAGATCTCAATCCTCTCGGCTTTTGCCCTGTCTGCGGCTCAGTTTCTGAACGTTCGGAGGTCATACAGAGCCTTTGCTCTTAAACTATGGAGAAACCAAATGATCTGATACACAATTCTCGGCACTAACGATCTCGAGCGAGCCGCGAGGTTTTACGATGAATTGCTCAAGGTTTGTGGCGCATCGCGATTAATGGAACTAGATGGATTTATATTGTGGGGCACATCGTTAGATCGAGCGTGCGTCGCCTTAG contains these protein-coding regions:
- a CDS encoding LysR family transcriptional regulator, which produces MSLMMLYAKLLSKAIITIEAIGNVNIMDLYQVRYFLTIAETGNFSRAAERLYLSQPSLSTGIKKLEQELGVTLFERGGRRTVLTAAGRSFLERATAIVEQYHAALHEMKGFHNQPILRVGVLGTMRVADLADFVCGFQHYHPNVAIELHDGTLDTLREGLEQGDIDVAITVLSLRPSSNSAVQDESQTSTTLFRQPLWLAVPPSHSFAQRASIRLAELDGQPFIDRVNCEFFQQECQILSAANVHPKVVYRASHEEWVISLVRAGLGISIMPYWRRLTEITYLPIVDLDFQRTIGIKWRKHQNSDLIEQFCRFASSHNWESMKE
- a CDS encoding redoxin domain-containing protein → MTAKAHKKTITRPIVGKPSPPLEVNALGGGVWKLGEQRPGHYTMVVFYRGSHCPICQQYITDLDRKLDVFVRLGVSAIAISGDTEERAKHFQEKGHLQQVTIGYGLPPEVMCRWGLYLSRRHFEDEPTLFCEPALFLVKPDTCLYFANIGTHPFSRVSFDFLQQGLEYIIPRNYPFRGTE
- a CDS encoding MAPEG family protein, with the translated sequence MNGPLFYLAASGILCVLLWTPYILNRVFVWGIPAFASNYPSKKFPAEVPAIPVWAERARRAHLNMVETLPAFASVVLAAYLTDANNSSVASWAAVFFWARIFHASVYILGVPYLRTPIYLISWAAVLMIGATVILR
- a CDS encoding GNAT family N-acetyltransferase, with the translated sequence METVKAWIETKIEADSSPGCKVRAVVVNQQLAGWCGIQLEGEKYEIAIVIDNSYWGLGRKIFREIMVWAKDFGHTTVFIHLLYSRQEYKFLRKISKNVYESKLFGNKFRTYEISIS